A part of Hippopotamus amphibius kiboko isolate mHipAmp2 chromosome 16, mHipAmp2.hap2, whole genome shotgun sequence genomic DNA contains:
- the KCNA7 gene encoding potassium voltage-gated channel subfamily A member 7, with protein MEPGCPPPCGCCERVVLNVAGLRFETRARTLGRFPDTLLGDPVRRSRFYDGARREYFFDRHRPSFDAVLYYYQSGGRLRRPAHVPLDVFLEEVAFYGLGTAALARLREDEGCPLPSERPLPRRAFARQLWLLFEFPESSQAARVLAVVSVLVILVSIVVFCLETLPDFRDERDNPGLAAVAAVGPFPARLNSSSPVPGPPPRLPFDDPFFVVETLCICWFSFELLVRLATCPSKTAFFKNVMNLIDFVAILPYFVALGTELARQRGVGQPAMSLAILRVIRLVRVFRIFKLSRHSKGLQILGQTLRASMRELGLLIFFLFIGVVLFSSAVYFAEVDRADSHFTSIPESFWWAVVTMTTVGYGDMAPVTVGGKIVGSLCAIAGVLTISLPVPVIVSNFSYFYHRETDDEEAGMYSHVDTQPCGPLEGKVNGRLVDREVPELPPPLWAPPGKHLVTEV; from the exons ATGGAGCCCGGCTGCCCGCCGCCGTGCGGCTGCTGCGAGCGGGTGGTGCTCAACGTGGCTGGGCTGCGCTTCGAGACCCGGGCGCGCACGCTGGGCCGCTTCCCGGACACGCTGCTCGGGGACCCGGTGCGCCGCAGCCGCTTCTACGACGGCGCGCGCCGCGAGTACTTCTTCGACCGGCACCGGCCCAGCTTCGACGCGGTGCTCTACTACTACCAATCAGGCGGGCGGCTGCGGCGGCCGGCGCACGTGCCGCTCGacgtcttcctggaggaggtggccttCTACGGGCTGGGCACCGCGGCGCTAGCGCGCCTGCGCGAGGATGAGGGCTGCCCCTTGCCGTCCGAGCGCCCCCTGCCCCGCCGCGCCTTCGCGCGCCAGCTCTGGCTGCTCTTCGAGTTCCCCGAGAGCTCTCAGGCCGCGCGCGTGCTCGCCGTCGTCTCCGTGCTCGTCATCCTCGTCTCCATCGTCGTCTTCTGCCTCGAAACGCTGCCCGACTTCCGCGACGAGCGGGACAACCCGGGGCTCGCCGCGGTGGCCGCCGTTGGCCCG TTCCCGGCTCGGCTAAACAGCTCCAGCCCGGTACCTGGACCCCCGCCTCGCTTGCCCTTTGATGACCCGTTCTTTGTGGTGGAGACGCTGTGCATCTGTTGGTTCTCCTTCGAGCTACTGGTGCGCCTGGCGACCTGCCCAAGCAAGACAGCCTTCTTCAAGAACGTGATGAACCTCATCGATTTTGTGGCCATCTTGCCCTACTTTGTGGCACTGGGTACTGAGCTGGCCCGGCAGCGTGGGGTGGGCCAGCCAGCCATGTCACTGGCCATCCTGCGAGTCATCCGACTGGTACGCGTCTTCCGCATCTTCAAGCTGTCCCGGCACTCAAAGGGCCTGCAGATTTTGGGCCAGACCTTAAGGGCCTCCATGCGCGAGCTGGGCCtcctcatcttcttcctcttcattggTGTGGTCCTCTTCTCCAGTGCAGTCTACTTTGCTGAGGTTGACCGGGCAGACTCCCATTTCACCAGCATCCCTGAGTCCTTCTGGTGGGCGGTGGTCACTATGACCACAGTTGGCTACGGAGACATGGCACCCGTCACTGTGGGTGGCAAGATAGTGGGCTCTCTGTGCGCCATCGCCGGCGTGCTGACCATTTCCCTACCTGTGCCGGTCATTGTCTCCAACTTCAGCTACTTTTACCACCGGGAGACAGATGACGAAGAGGCGGGGATGTACAGCCATGTGGACACGCAGCCCTGTGGCCCACTGGAGGGCAAGGTCAATGGGAGATTGGTGGATCGAGAGGTTCCTGAGCTCCCACCTCCACTCTGGGCACCCCCTGGGAAACACTTGGTTACTGAAGTGTGA